In Moorena sp. SIOASIH, the following proteins share a genomic window:
- a CDS encoding methyl-accepting chemotaxis protein — translation MTGIQLRPVIKPTTTLRISSSQPSQKLHLQWFYNLPVKTKQIVGLFASEVISVAALMGVGALLIIIGGRAQLRGQAQSELAVTEINYNIKINQMGFGFRGQSENTAILEAALAHSRNQLLSKSLEGQVKKILQNEVKARQIEYATLVDKDLRIIVNANADRKGETFDPNNLVSQVLKQSKQITANQIVSWQELKKESPPLPEGLAKQDTVKQDALIRYTVTPVKDPKTDEVIGALLSGDIVNGKKPIVKETLKTFNGGYSAVYLRQPSGEFALVTALDQGKAANWEQAQSDLPLPNPSLLEKAVNVGKLDELVTDRQKVGEQTYTMAAKALIDSQGEPVAVLVRGTSESELNDFLTGSLLVQASIGFLALATDVFLAILLGRSIAEPIKMLHQITHKFAAGDRQTRAEVIATDELGQLADTFNKLADNIVSKEKALAQQAFLQQAIAERSQLFAEFTSLLYKSVTSENILSTSVDGVRSILQTDRVVIYSFNEGWDSGTIMAESVAPGWIEAMGKIINDPLREGSVDRFKSGRVWVCHNVYEASLTGCHCEILERLQVKANMVAPILHEEELVGLLCAHQCSEPRDWQPEEADLLKQLAIQMGFALNQAHLFEQLQQARVDADLALKKAASTSDQIEQARRAAELNAIEQRQQKEALQHQVLELLYNVENAAKGDLTVRAEVGEGEIGTVADFFNALIESLRQIVIQVKLASTQVNTAVAVDEQAVGKFAQQAMEQSDNITHTLRSIEQMMHSIQAVSKNASQAAEVSHIAFSAALTSGQAMDSTVKTIVNLRETVVNTANKVKLLGESSKEIAKVVGLVQEIAVQTSLLSVNAGIEASRAGEEGEGFRVVAEQVGRLATQSANAIKDIEQVIDTIQQETQEVVKAMEDGKKQVVDGTQMVFKAKQSLEEIVAVSHEIDQLVQSISNATVSQAKTSRDVTDLIQEIAATSRQTSHSSGEVSQSLRTTVEVAQKLQMSVGQFKIGDE, via the coding sequence ATGACAGGTATACAATTGCGCCCCGTAATCAAGCCAACGACTACCCTCAGAATTTCTTCCTCTCAACCAAGCCAAAAATTACACCTACAATGGTTTTATAACTTACCAGTTAAAACTAAGCAAATTGTAGGTTTGTTTGCCTCCGAGGTAATCTCTGTGGCTGCACTGATGGGTGTAGGAGCATTATTAATTATAATAGGAGGAAGAGCTCAATTACGTGGACAAGCTCAGTCAGAGTTGGCTGTCACAGAAATCAACTACAACATTAAAATCAACCAAATGGGGTTTGGGTTCCGTGGTCAATCGGAAAATACTGCTATTCTTGAAGCTGCTCTTGCCCATAGTAGAAATCAGTTATTGTCCAAATCATTAGAGGGGCAAGTTAAAAAAATTCTCCAGAATGAAGTTAAGGCTCGCCAGATTGAATATGCCACTCTGGTGGACAAAGATTTACGAATTATTGTTAATGCTAATGCTGACCGGAAAGGAGAAACGTTTGATCCCAATAACCTGGTTAGTCAAGTCCTCAAGCAGTCTAAGCAAATTACAGCTAATCAAATTGTAAGCTGGCAAGAATTAAAAAAAGAATCACCCCCTTTACCTGAGGGGTTGGCGAAGCAAGATACTGTAAAGCAAGATGCCCTAATTCGTTACACGGTCACACCAGTAAAAGACCCAAAAACTGATGAGGTGATTGGTGCTTTGCTTTCTGGGGATATTGTTAATGGCAAGAAACCCATTGTCAAGGAAACCCTGAAAACCTTTAACGGAGGCTACAGTGCTGTTTATTTGCGTCAGCCTTCGGGAGAATTTGCCTTAGTAACAGCCTTAGACCAAGGTAAAGCTGCTAATTGGGAGCAAGCCCAATCTGATCTTCCCTTACCTAACCCATCCCTACTTGAGAAAGCCGTTAATGTTGGTAAATTAGACGAGTTAGTTACCGACCGTCAGAAGGTAGGGGAGCAAACCTATACCATGGCAGCAAAAGCTCTAATTGATTCTCAGGGAGAACCGGTGGCAGTATTAGTCCGGGGGACTAGCGAATCTGAGCTGAATGATTTTCTTACAGGTAGCCTACTGGTACAAGCGTCTATTGGGTTTTTGGCATTAGCAACAGATGTATTCTTGGCAATTCTGCTGGGGCGGTCAATTGCTGAACCGATTAAAATGCTACACCAGATTACCCATAAATTTGCCGCAGGCGATCGCCAAACCCGTGCTGAGGTAATAGCTACTGATGAACTTGGTCAACTGGCAGATACCTTCAATAAACTTGCTGACAACATCGTATCTAAGGAAAAAGCTCTCGCTCAACAGGCTTTTCTCCAGCAAGCCATAGCGGAGCGCTCCCAGTTATTTGCTGAGTTTACCAGCCTTCTTTATAAATCTGTGACATCAGAAAATATCCTAAGTACTTCAGTAGATGGAGTTCGCAGCATCTTGCAAACCGACCGGGTGGTGATCTATAGCTTCAATGAAGGGTGGGATAGTGGAACAATCATGGCGGAATCCGTAGCACCTGGTTGGATTGAAGCCATGGGAAAAATTATCAATGACCCATTGCGGGAAGGGTCTGTGGATCGGTTCAAAAGTGGGCGAGTCTGGGTTTGCCATAACGTCTATGAAGCTAGCTTAACGGGCTGCCACTGTGAGATTCTCGAACGGCTACAGGTCAAAGCCAACATGGTTGCGCCGATTTTGCATGAGGAGGAACTGGTAGGTTTATTATGTGCTCACCAGTGTTCTGAGCCACGGGACTGGCAGCCAGAAGAGGCGGATTTATTAAAACAATTGGCGATTCAGATGGGTTTTGCCCTTAACCAAGCTCATCTGTTTGAACAGTTACAACAAGCAAGAGTAGACGCGGACTTAGCGCTAAAGAAAGCAGCATCAACCTCTGACCAAATCGAACAAGCACGCCGGGCGGCGGAGTTAAATGCTATTGAGCAACGTCAGCAAAAAGAAGCACTCCAGCACCAAGTATTGGAACTCTTGTATAATGTGGAAAATGCTGCCAAGGGAGACCTCACAGTCCGGGCAGAAGTGGGTGAGGGGGAAATTGGTACAGTGGCGGACTTCTTCAATGCCCTGATTGAAAGTTTGCGGCAAATTGTGATCCAGGTCAAACTTGCCTCGACCCAAGTGAATACTGCTGTTGCTGTTGATGAACAGGCAGTGGGTAAATTCGCCCAGCAAGCAATGGAGCAGTCAGATAACATTACCCACACTCTAAGATCGATTGAGCAGATGATGCACTCAATTCAAGCGGTCTCAAAGAATGCCAGCCAAGCAGCAGAGGTTTCTCACATCGCCTTCAGCGCTGCCCTTACTAGTGGGCAAGCCATGGATAGCACAGTTAAGACTATTGTAAATTTGCGAGAGACTGTAGTCAACACAGCAAACAAAGTAAAGCTGCTAGGGGAATCTTCTAAGGAGATTGCTAAAGTAGTGGGATTGGTACAGGAAATAGCCGTACAGACTAGTTTACTGTCAGTCAATGCTGGGATTGAAGCGAGCCGTGCGGGAGAAGAGGGAGAAGGGTTCCGAGTGGTTGCGGAACAAGTGGGTAGACTAGCAACCCAGTCAGCCAATGCCATCAAAGACATTGAACAGGTGATTGACACCATTCAGCAGGAAACCCAAGAGGTGGTCAAAGCCATGGAAGACGGAAAAAAACAAGTGGTTGATGGAACCCAAATGGTTTTCAAGGCTAAACAGAGCCTAGAAGAAATTGTTGCCGTCTCCCATGAGATTGACCAGTTAGTCCAATCTATTTCTAACGCCACAGTTTCCCAAGCCAAAACATCTCGGGACGTTACTGACTTAATACAGGAAATTGCTGCCACCTCCCGACAAACCTCTCATTCTTCTGGCGAAGTCTCTCAATCCCTACGAACAACTGTCGAGGTTGCCCAGAAGTTGCAGATGTCTGTTGGTCAATTTAAGATTGGTGACGAATAG
- a CDS encoding response regulator, which translates to MSKVLIVEDNLAQLELMARYLRDSGNTVICIADAKDALDKAVMEKPDVIVLDIIMPGMSGFELCRSLKNHGDTTSIPIVICSSKNQDIDRLWGMKQGADAYLTKPFSKQQLVDIVKLAVV; encoded by the coding sequence ATGAGTAAAGTTTTGATTGTTGAAGATAACCTGGCTCAGTTAGAGTTAATGGCTAGATACCTACGGGACAGTGGTAACACAGTCATTTGTATTGCCGATGCTAAAGATGCTTTGGATAAGGCAGTAATGGAAAAACCTGATGTTATAGTTCTAGATATAATTATGCCAGGAATGAGTGGCTTTGAGTTGTGCCGCAGCCTGAAGAACCATGGGGATACCACTAGCATTCCCATTGTTATTTGTTCTTCTAAAAATCAGGACATCGACCGTCTATGGGGTATGAAACAAGGCGCTGATGCCTATCTCACCAAACCTTTTTCTAAACAGCAGCTAGTGGACATTGTTAAGTTGGCTGTGGTTTGA
- a CDS encoding SPFH domain-containing protein yields MNTTLQTVPVQSSIAQLPPGILFFPGVIGGLIVLLLLSIWAYTRVYVITPNNEAFLRTGGVFIKKKTVILSGGCVVLPGFHELTRVPLREISIDVERTGNLAVRTQDYLRANMRVTFYVCINANEDDVITAAQRLSREGKISPEDIKEAIEKRADDAIRAAAKKKNLAEIDSDKLGFADEVLNLIQQDLRKVGLTLNNIAISEIEESDTYDTNNFFDAQGVRLRTETIQKSIQQKTEVELNTKVAIEEKELNAQKQSLRIAQEQEEAKLGQKLEVEALKAQREREIEEAKATEAATIQRTKILQNKSVEEEEIRKLLALQQSQIEADITLEERNKALKVAQTLQKQEAELAEINRQKTLEEEKIQQQLAVQAKKIQADIELEERNKTLKVAQILQKQEAEVAEVTRQKTVDAALLNSQVELSEAERESKIAQQEAAIAIAEKERDRFNSEAERAQAEAAVTTATEVEEAERQQRLSIIAAEQEAEQRRIGEQNVIEIDVFRRSRQAEAARQAAELEAESIRTLAEANRDKALAEAEGKRSLIEAENSISDAQLTAKIITTIWPELANQLPEIAKALAPQPGILGDTRIYSFPGVNGNNGNGVSSVGDINKLLLSTSGLSMINGLLEEGKLGELISQIRQMMTHNSSTITSNTITPKEKKTPTTDIIPSRAAATSNVTEKNHLTHPSIKKPKSGKG; encoded by the coding sequence ATGAATACAACATTACAAACTGTTCCGGTACAGTCATCTATAGCCCAGCTTCCTCCTGGAATTCTATTTTTCCCTGGTGTGATTGGAGGTCTGATTGTATTATTGCTATTAAGCATCTGGGCTTACACCAGAGTTTATGTCATCACCCCCAACAACGAAGCATTTTTGCGGACAGGTGGTGTCTTTATCAAAAAGAAAACGGTTATTCTCAGTGGCGGGTGTGTGGTTTTGCCAGGATTTCATGAACTTACCCGTGTCCCACTCAGAGAAATTTCTATTGATGTTGAGCGGACCGGTAACCTAGCAGTTCGGACCCAAGACTACCTGCGGGCTAATATGCGGGTAACCTTTTATGTCTGTATCAATGCCAATGAAGACGATGTGATTACTGCTGCCCAACGACTGTCTCGTGAAGGTAAAATTTCCCCCGAAGATATTAAAGAAGCTATCGAAAAACGGGCGGATGATGCCATTAGAGCAGCAGCAAAGAAAAAGAATTTGGCAGAAATTGATTCCGATAAATTAGGATTTGCTGATGAAGTGTTGAATTTGATTCAGCAAGACTTAAGAAAAGTCGGTTTAACTCTCAATAATATCGCTATTTCTGAGATAGAAGAGAGTGATACCTACGATACGAATAACTTCTTTGATGCCCAAGGGGTACGTCTGCGTACGGAAACCATTCAAAAATCAATTCAGCAAAAAACTGAAGTTGAGCTAAATACCAAAGTTGCCATTGAAGAGAAAGAACTCAACGCTCAAAAGCAATCCCTACGCATTGCCCAAGAACAAGAAGAAGCTAAACTGGGGCAAAAGCTTGAGGTTGAAGCCCTAAAAGCCCAGCGTGAGCGGGAAATCGAAGAAGCTAAAGCCACAGAAGCAGCCACAATTCAGCGGACTAAAATTTTACAGAATAAGTCTGTAGAAGAGGAAGAAATTCGCAAGCTACTAGCCTTGCAGCAAAGCCAAATTGAAGCCGATATTACCCTCGAAGAACGGAATAAAGCCCTCAAGGTAGCCCAAACCCTGCAAAAACAAGAAGCGGAATTGGCAGAAATTAATCGTCAGAAAACCTTAGAAGAGGAAAAGATTCAACAACAGCTGGCAGTCCAAGCTAAGAAAATTCAGGCAGATATTGAATTAGAAGAACGGAATAAAACCCTCAAGGTGGCACAAATCCTGCAAAAACAGGAAGCAGAAGTAGCAGAAGTTACTCGTCAGAAAACCGTCGATGCTGCCTTGCTTAATTCTCAGGTAGAATTGTCAGAAGCAGAACGAGAGTCAAAAATTGCTCAACAAGAAGCTGCGATCGCAATTGCCGAAAAAGAACGCGATCGCTTCAATTCCGAAGCCGAACGAGCTCAAGCTGAAGCCGCTGTAACCACCGCTACGGAAGTAGAAGAAGCCGAACGCCAACAACGCCTTTCTATCATTGCTGCTGAACAAGAAGCCGAACAACGGCGGATTGGTGAGCAAAACGTGATTGAAATCGATGTATTCCGCCGCTCTCGTCAAGCAGAAGCAGCCAGACAAGCAGCAGAACTAGAAGCTGAGTCGATCCGCACCCTAGCAGAGGCAAATCGGGATAAAGCCTTGGCAGAGGCAGAAGGTAAACGATCCCTGATCGAAGCCGAAAATTCCATCAGCGATGCTCAGCTAACTGCTAAAATCATCACTACCATATGGCCAGAGTTAGCCAATCAACTACCAGAAATTGCTAAAGCCTTGGCTCCCCAGCCAGGAATTTTGGGAGATACTCGGATTTACTCCTTCCCCGGTGTCAATGGCAATAATGGTAACGGAGTTAGCAGTGTAGGTGACATCAACAAACTACTACTATCTACCAGTGGCTTATCAATGATTAATGGTTTGTTAGAGGAAGGCAAGCTAGGGGAGTTGATAAGTCAAATCCGCCAGATGATGACTCACAACAGTAGCACAATCACCAGTAACACAATCACACCAAAGGAGAAGAAAACCCCGACCACGGATATCATCCCATCACGGGCAGCAGCAACCTCAAACGTTACCGAAAAAAACCACCTTACCCACCCAAGCATCAAGAAACCGAAATCAGGGAAAGGCTGA
- a CDS encoding pentapeptide repeat-containing protein has translation MAFNQTTFNQTTFNQTTFNQTTFNQTTFNQTTFNQTTFNQTTFNQTTFNQTTFNQTIFNQTTFKMSKIRNRPNSVRAECGVRSERKHLSPLFPLYVTVYFFSAISKPIEKF, from the coding sequence ATCGCGTTCAACCAAACAACCTTCAACCAAACAACCTTCAACCAAACAACCTTCAACCAAACAACCTTCAACCAAACAACCTTCAACCAAACAACCTTCAATCAAACAACCTTCAATCAAACAACCTTCAACCAAACAACCTTCAACCAAACAACCTTCAACCAAACAATCTTCAACCAAACAACCTTCAAAATGAGCAAAATAAGGAACCGCCCGAACTCTGTCCGGGCGGAGTGTGGTGTGAGGAGTGAACGGAAACATTTGTCTCCGCTTTTTCCATTGTATGTCACCGTTTATTTTTTTTCAGCAATTTCCAAGCCAATCGAAAAATTTTGA
- a CDS encoding OB-fold-containig protein gives MLFDLANLPYWIFLGMGVLLFLLVIVSGGGDDDIDIDADVDLDVDLDVDADVGTDTDTDADGDLGGIQILGWLGIGKAPLILLLATDCSLLGLFGWMFNVMIGGITGSIPTGFLAGVVSVMSLFLTLVTGGFISRPIGKIFASFGEDTSSDRLVGCQGTVSSATLPKENQGKIGQVDVLDPARNLVTVNATLPTWATVTPKRGNKVLVIDRHHHNYLVVLKDSADQQAWLDNAY, from the coding sequence ATGCTATTTGACCTAGCCAACCTCCCCTACTGGATCTTTTTAGGTATGGGAGTTCTACTTTTTCTGTTAGTCATTGTTTCCGGTGGCGGAGACGATGACATTGATATAGATGCAGATGTAGATCTGGATGTGGATCTGGATGTAGATGCAGATGTCGGTACTGATACAGATACTGATGCCGATGGTGATTTAGGCGGTATCCAGATTCTAGGATGGCTAGGTATCGGCAAAGCCCCCCTAATTTTGCTCCTGGCAACAGACTGTAGTCTTTTGGGACTTTTCGGCTGGATGTTCAATGTGATGATTGGTGGTATTACTGGCAGTATTCCCACTGGGTTTTTGGCAGGGGTAGTATCAGTAATGTCATTATTCCTGACCCTAGTTACCGGAGGATTCATCTCTCGACCGATAGGAAAAATTTTCGCCTCCTTTGGAGAAGATACCAGTAGCGATCGCTTAGTTGGCTGTCAAGGTACAGTTTCCTCTGCCACCCTTCCCAAGGAAAACCAAGGCAAAATCGGTCAAGTCGATGTCCTAGATCCAGCTCGTAATCTAGTTACAGTCAATGCCACCTTACCAACTTGGGCAACAGTTACTCCTAAACGGGGAAACAAAGTGTTAGTGATTGACCGACACCATCATAACTATCTCGTAGTGCTTAAAGATAGTGCTGATCAGCAAGCCTGGTTAGACAATGCTTATTAG
- the trxA gene encoding thioredoxin produces the protein MSKAAQVTDSSFQAEVLDSDTPVLVDFWAPWCGPCRMVSPVVDEIADQYEGKLKVVKLNTDENPKVAGDYGIRSIPTLMIFKGGQRVDMVVGAVPKSTLAGTLEKHID, from the coding sequence ATGTCAAAAGCCGCACAAGTTACAGACTCCAGCTTTCAGGCAGAGGTACTTGATAGCGACACCCCAGTATTGGTAGATTTTTGGGCACCTTGGTGCGGTCCCTGTCGGATGGTGTCTCCGGTTGTGGATGAGATAGCAGACCAGTACGAAGGTAAGCTCAAAGTCGTTAAGCTGAACACCGACGAAAATCCTAAGGTGGCAGGTGATTATGGTATCCGCAGTATACCAACGTTGATGATTTTCAAGGGAGGTCAACGAGTAGATATGGTCGTGGGTGCAGTCCCCAAAAGTACCTTGGCGGGTACTCTCGAAAAGCACATTGACTAA
- a CDS encoding GuaB3 family IMP dehydrogenase-related protein produces MDIQIGRGKIARRAYGIDEIALVPGQRTLDPSLADTRWRIGGIEREIPIIASAMDGVIDVSMAVKLSQIGAMGVLNLEGIQTRYPDPSPILDRIVSVGNSEFVPLMQELYSSPIKPELITQRIREIKDQGGIAAVSLTPAGASKYSQVVAEAGADLMFVQATVVSTAHLSPESINPLDLAQFCQDMPMPVILGNCVTYDVALNLMKVGAAAVLVGIGPGAACTSRGVLGVGVPQATAVADCAAARDDYYQETGNYVQVIADGGLITGGDICKCIACGADGVMIGSPLARAKEAPGQGFHWGMATPSSVLPRGTRIKVGSTGTLEQILTGPAKMDDGTHNLLGALKTSMGTLGAKNLKEMQQVEVVIAPSLLTEGKVYQKAQQLGMGK; encoded by the coding sequence GTGGATATTCAAATTGGGCGAGGTAAGATAGCTCGCAGAGCCTACGGCATAGATGAAATTGCACTCGTTCCCGGACAGCGGACACTCGACCCCAGTTTGGCTGATACTCGCTGGCGTATTGGTGGTATTGAACGGGAAATTCCCATTATCGCCAGCGCTATGGATGGGGTGATTGATGTGTCCATGGCAGTCAAGTTGTCCCAAATTGGGGCAATGGGGGTTCTCAACTTAGAAGGCATTCAAACCCGTTATCCTGACCCATCACCAATACTAGACCGCATTGTCTCGGTGGGAAATTCTGAGTTTGTTCCCCTGATGCAGGAACTTTATAGTTCACCGATTAAGCCAGAATTGATTACCCAGCGAATTCGGGAAATCAAGGACCAAGGTGGCATTGCAGCTGTCAGTCTTACCCCTGCTGGAGCCAGTAAATATAGTCAGGTAGTGGCAGAAGCTGGTGCTGATTTAATGTTTGTTCAAGCAACAGTCGTTTCTACAGCTCACCTGTCACCAGAGTCCATCAATCCCCTGGATTTGGCACAGTTTTGTCAGGATATGCCCATGCCAGTAATTTTGGGGAATTGCGTGACCTATGATGTTGCCCTCAATTTGATGAAAGTTGGGGCAGCTGCTGTCTTGGTAGGTATTGGTCCTGGTGCTGCTTGTACCTCTCGGGGTGTCTTGGGTGTCGGTGTACCTCAGGCAACAGCAGTGGCAGATTGCGCTGCTGCCCGTGACGACTACTATCAGGAAACCGGTAACTATGTCCAAGTGATTGCTGATGGCGGTTTAATTACAGGAGGTGACATCTGTAAGTGTATTGCTTGTGGTGCTGATGGGGTGATGATTGGTTCTCCTTTAGCCCGTGCCAAAGAAGCTCCCGGACAAGGGTTTCATTGGGGGATGGCAACCCCTTCGAGCGTGCTACCCCGTGGGACACGAATTAAAGTCGGCAGCACTGGCACACTTGAGCAAATTCTGACTGGACCAGCCAAAATGGATGATGGCACCCACAATCTTTTGGGAGCATTGAAAACCAGTATGGGAACCCTCGGAGCAAAAAACCTCAAGGAAATGCAACAAGTGGAAGTAGTGATTGCTCCCTCTCTGCTAACAGAAGGAAAAGTATACCAGAAAGCTCAGCAGTTGGGTATGGGTAAATAG